The Cellulophaga sp. L1A9 genome window below encodes:
- a CDS encoding NADP-dependent oxidoreductase, with protein MKALQIIKYGTIKDGLSLNEIEKPKIKPKDVLIEVKAASLNPIDYKIIEGHLKDMISLKLPTTIGYDVSGVVVEKGAEVHNLEIGSEVYSRVPQEQMGTIAEYVAVTSELVAKKPKNASFEEAAALPLTGLTAIQALERVGLKENDRILIHAGSGGVGSFAIQYAKAKGAIVYTTTSTKNVDWVKALGADRVIDYTTEDYKEVANNLDIVFDTLGKDYTFDAFDIIKEGGKVTTLVGPPDKDTAKQMGIKDYQLPERLSHLIEKKSAQYALTWMQPNVEQLDIIAAMVEDETIKPIIDLIYAIEDGIAAYEYLATGSAKGKVIISLS; from the coding sequence ATGAAAGCATTACAAATAATAAAATACGGAACAATTAAAGATGGACTATCCCTAAATGAGATAGAAAAACCTAAGATAAAACCAAAAGATGTTTTAATAGAAGTTAAAGCGGCTTCACTAAACCCTATTGATTATAAAATTATTGAAGGACATCTAAAAGACATGATTTCCTTAAAACTCCCAACGACCATTGGCTACGATGTAAGCGGTGTAGTCGTTGAAAAGGGAGCTGAGGTTCATAATTTAGAAATTGGTTCTGAAGTATACTCTAGAGTACCTCAAGAACAGATGGGAACTATTGCAGAATATGTAGCCGTTACCAGCGAACTTGTTGCTAAGAAACCAAAAAATGCGTCCTTTGAAGAAGCCGCGGCATTACCATTAACAGGACTAACTGCAATACAAGCCTTAGAACGTGTTGGTTTAAAAGAGAATGATAGGATTCTTATTCATGCAGGATCTGGTGGTGTTGGTAGTTTTGCCATCCAGTATGCAAAAGCAAAAGGAGCTATTGTGTACACCACGACCAGTACCAAGAATGTGGATTGGGTGAAAGCCTTGGGTGCAGATCGCGTAATTGATTATACTACTGAGGACTATAAAGAAGTTGCCAATAATTTAGACATTGTTTTTGATACCTTAGGAAAGGACTACACTTTTGATGCTTTTGATATTATCAAGGAAGGCGGAAAAGTAACCACTCTAGTGGGACCTCCTGATAAGGACACTGCCAAGCAAATGGGGATAAAGGATTATCAATTACCAGAAAGACTGTCTCATCTCATTGAAAAAAAATCTGCACAATATGCATTAACTTGGATGCAACCTAATGTTGAGCAGCTGGATATTATCGCAGCCATGGTTGAAGATGAAACTATTAAACCTATAATTGACCTTATCTATGCAATTGAAGACGGTATAGCAGCTTATGAATATTTGGCAACAGGAAGCGCAAAAGGCAAAGTAATTATTAGCCTTTCTTAA